In Candidatus Gastranaerophilales bacterium, one genomic interval encodes:
- a CDS encoding SDR family NAD(P)-dependent oxidoreductase produces MTNILITGSSNGIGESIAALLAGSGHSVFLTGRDETKLACLQSHIGAKGYFAIDLLRENAADILYNKAKEALGGIEVLINNAGGYFYGKVEDTSISDINRLVRLNTIVPYELISLCVKDMKSASFGRIINIGSISGVVGEANASLYSMTKSAFTGMTKALALELAAFNITVNTISPGFVKTRLLEESFDECFTKEELTDMIPQSRFIEPVEIANLVRYLISQEAKGVTGQNINLCAGMSVG; encoded by the coding sequence TTGACGAATATTCTTATTACAGGGAGTTCTAACGGAATCGGCGAAAGTATTGCCGCTTTGCTCGCCGGGAGCGGACATAGTGTATTTTTAACAGGCAGAGATGAAACTAAGCTTGCTTGTCTGCAGTCACATATAGGTGCGAAAGGTTATTTTGCAATTGACCTTTTGCGGGAGAATGCCGCTGATATTCTTTATAATAAAGCTAAAGAAGCTTTGGGCGGGATAGAGGTTTTAATTAATAACGCAGGCGGATATTTTTACGGCAAGGTTGAAGATACTTCAATTTCTGATATTAACAGGCTTGTAAGGCTTAATACTATTGTACCTTATGAGTTGATTTCACTATGTGTAAAAGATATGAAATCGGCTTCTTTCGGCAGGATAATAAATATCGGCTCAATCAGCGGAGTGGTAGGCGAGGCAAATGCTTCTTTGTATTCAATGACAAAATCAGCTTTCACCGGAATGACAAAAGCTCTGGCGCTGGAGCTTGCGGCTTTTAATATAACAGTTAATACAATCAGCCCCGGTTTTGTAAAGACACGTCTGCTTGAAGAGTCTTTTGACGAGTGTTTTACAAAAGAAGAGCTGACAGATATGATTCCCCAGTCAAGATTTATTGAGCCTGTTGAAATAGCAAACCTTGTTAGATATCTGATTTCGCAGGAGGCAAAGGGGGTTACGGGGCAAAATATTAATCTTTGTGCGGGTATGAGTGTTGGTTAG
- a CDS encoding family 10 glycosylhydrolase, with protein MYIKKILPVIISLFMCISVACAQENTPVENSPAVTSNEANVDGNTQTQEKPKKYRFWEEKPRVKKTSPYVVYKEFVISKIDPGDKLRGANELVIFTSLYGETTGTAPNGLEAVIINNRVSKINQYNSFIPKNGFVLSGEGTAKNFINDNLFEGADIEIDFESSKLKVKAIPDNYTYEARARIDKVKDILANSNPDEVNVDNMKFYLKRADDLLYTARKLVKFEDYEDANRLSKDAMLYADMAQYSSAKYIPSEHRGMWVIPLQRSVDEVVQAFDIIQRLDIEHIYIDTTYKGFTVYPSSVMKKAGMPEQLRYYGNFDPIAAWIELAHQNDMKVILSTPTFNAGTPDPSQRQLHISKLHPEWLNTHSKLSKAGEADYYLDPANPEVQRFIIDTAVEMVKKYDVDGINFSYLIYPYSEDADNKQLGYTKYAKEEFHKFTGIDPAKIEPLSEQEHLWKAYKASKITALVRNLKILRQLNKDLLLSVNLYPLAAESSQDYKNWNADKNQIALLPVLTSADDDFAKKIFENINLNVPKETQIYPVYTEPYNDNPPRDFFNQLLVARAQKMDGMIFYDVDSISKTFFDALRLSVLRKPSTKKQDRLYEKPEKK; from the coding sequence GTGTATATAAAGAAGATTTTACCTGTTATAATTTCACTTTTTATGTGTATTTCCGTTGCTTGTGCGCAAGAAAATACACCTGTGGAAAATTCACCTGCCGTAACTTCTAATGAAGCTAATGTTGACGGTAATACCCAAACCCAGGAGAAACCTAAAAAATACAGATTTTGGGAAGAAAAGCCCAGAGTAAAAAAAACTTCTCCTTATGTTGTTTATAAAGAGTTTGTTATCTCTAAAATTGACCCCGGCGATAAATTAAGAGGGGCGAACGAACTCGTTATTTTTACAAGCCTTTACGGGGAAACAACAGGTACCGCGCCTAACGGGCTGGAAGCTGTAATCATTAATAACAGAGTGTCTAAAATCAACCAGTATAACTCTTTTATACCCAAAAACGGGTTTGTTCTCAGCGGTGAAGGCACTGCCAAAAACTTTATCAATGATAACCTGTTTGAGGGCGCTGATATAGAGATAGATTTTGAAAGCAGCAAACTTAAAGTAAAGGCTATACCGGACAATTATACCTATGAAGCCCGTGCAAGAATTGACAAAGTTAAAGATATTCTTGCAAACTCTAACCCTGATGAAGTTAATGTTGATAACATGAAGTTTTATTTGAAAAGAGCGGATGATTTGCTTTATACGGCAAGGAAGCTTGTTAAGTTTGAAGACTATGAAGATGCTAACAGACTTTCCAAAGACGCAATGTTATATGCCGATATGGCGCAGTACTCTTCTGCCAAATATATCCCGTCCGAGCACAGGGGGATGTGGGTTATACCTTTGCAACGGTCTGTTGATGAAGTAGTGCAGGCTTTTGATATTATTCAAAGGCTGGACATAGAACACATATATATAGACACAACTTACAAAGGTTTTACGGTCTATCCTTCATCAGTTATGAAGAAAGCCGGCATGCCTGAGCAGCTGCGTTATTACGGCAATTTTGACCCTATAGCGGCCTGGATAGAGCTTGCTCATCAAAATGACATGAAAGTCATATTATCAACCCCGACCTTTAATGCAGGAACTCCGGACCCTTCCCAAAGGCAACTTCATATTTCAAAACTTCACCCCGAATGGTTGAATACGCACTCTAAATTGTCAAAAGCGGGGGAAGCGGACTATTACCTTGACCCTGCCAACCCTGAAGTGCAGCGCTTTATTATTGATACTGCCGTTGAAATGGTTAAAAAATACGATGTTGACGGTATAAACTTTTCTTATTTGATTTATCCTTATTCAGAAGATGCCGATAACAAACAGCTTGGATATACCAAATATGCAAAAGAAGAATTTCATAAATTTACGGGTATTGACCCTGCAAAAATAGAACCGCTCAGTGAGCAGGAGCATTTGTGGAAGGCATACAAGGCTTCTAAAATAACCGCTTTAGTCAGGAATTTGAAGATTTTGAGGCAGCTAAATAAAGACTTGCTTTTGTCTGTTAATTTGTACCCTTTGGCAGCAGAGTCTTCTCAGGATTATAAAAATTGGAATGCTGATAAAAATCAAATAGCGTTATTGCCTGTTTTAACGTCGGCTGATGATGATTTTGCAAAAAAAATCTTTGAGAATATAAATTTAAACGTGCCGAAAGAAACACAAATTTATCCTGTTTATACAGAACCTTATAACGACAACCCTCCCCGTGATTTTTTCAACCAGCTTTTGGTTGCAAGAGCGCAAAAAATGGACGGAATGATTTTTTACGATGTTGATTCTATCAGTAAAACTTTTTTTGATGCTTTAAGATTGAGCGTTTTGCGCAAACCTTCAACTAAGAAGCAAGATCGTTTGTATGAAAAACCGGAGAAAAAGTAA
- a CDS encoding DnaJ domain-containing protein — MKYKDYYEILGVKRSATDKEIKSSYRKLTKKYHPDVNKEKGAEEKFKDINEAYEVLSDSQKRQRYDQLGSNWQQGSEFTPPPGFEGFNFGGGRGGFGGFRTSSSYEDLGGFSDFFSSLFGDFTSQSQSQRRASKNTGSPFQSYTRSAKRPNPKNLDINETLIIEPEDAIDGISKPVKVTYLDSCIECTGRGSNCYKCGGTGIATVSKSLNIKIPKMIKEGQKIRLPREGKKDEYGNIGDLYLTIKFNPKSQFKIEGENVTSDVEITPAEAVMGTVKEVRTLSGAVKVTIPPGTQGGKSLRLKNLGLPKKDGSSGFHNARIKIVLESPMSPEVKELYKKLFEIGKHAK, encoded by the coding sequence ATGAAATACAAAGATTATTACGAAATTTTAGGCGTAAAGCGCAGCGCAACGGACAAAGAGATAAAATCCTCTTATCGTAAACTGACAAAAAAATACCATCCTGATGTAAATAAAGAAAAAGGTGCGGAAGAAAAGTTTAAAGATATAAACGAAGCGTACGAAGTCCTCTCTGACAGCCAAAAACGTCAAAGATACGACCAATTGGGTTCAAATTGGCAGCAAGGTTCTGAATTCACTCCGCCGCCGGGGTTTGAAGGCTTTAACTTTGGCGGAGGCAGGGGCGGTTTCGGCGGTTTCAGGACATCTTCTTCTTATGAAGACCTTGGCGGATTCAGCGACTTTTTCAGTTCTTTGTTCGGTGATTTTACCTCACAATCTCAATCGCAAAGAAGAGCCTCAAAAAATACGGGTTCACCATTTCAATCATATACCCGGAGCGCAAAACGCCCAAACCCTAAAAACCTTGATATAAACGAAACCCTCATAATCGAACCTGAGGACGCAATAGACGGCATATCCAAACCCGTAAAAGTTACTTACCTTGACAGCTGCATAGAATGCACCGGCAGAGGCAGCAACTGCTATAAATGCGGCGGAACCGGAATTGCTACGGTTTCAAAATCATTAAATATTAAAATACCCAAGATGATAAAAGAAGGTCAAAAAATAAGACTGCCCCGCGAAGGTAAAAAAGATGAATACGGCAATATCGGCGACCTTTATCTGACAATAAAATTCAACCCCAAATCACAATTTAAAATCGAAGGCGAAAATGTAACTTCTGACGTAGAAATCACTCCTGCAGAGGCTGTTATGGGTACGGTGAAAGAAGTAAGAACGCTAAGCGGTGCGGTAAAAGTTACTATTCCGCCGGGAACTCAGGGCGGAAAATCTTTGCGCCTGAAAAATCTCGGGCTTCCTAAAAAAGACGGTTCATCAGGTTTTCACAATGCCAGAATTAAAATTGTACTTGAAAGTCCTATGTCGCCCGAGGTGAAGGAACTATATAAAAAATTGTTTGAGATTGGCAAGCATGCAAAATAA
- a CDS encoding tRNA threonylcarbamoyladenosine dehydratase, with amino-acid sequence MQNNDIFQRNEMFWGKEFQQYLQNVNVAVFGIGGVGSYAAEALARSGIGCFTIIDFDKTAPSNINRQLIATCKTLDKYKVDLMRERILQINPTAKVNAVNDFYTSDMNSLFEKNFDFVLDAIDSFAFKTALIGYCMAKNINIISSMGAANRIDPSQLYIADLKDVTKTNCAFASRIINRLKKDGIKEGLAMVLSSEKPIKPEKHTIEEKITTNSGQTIEYKKITPATTPFVAPCAGIIMASYVLQKLLENKKQG; translated from the coding sequence ATGCAAAATAACGATATTTTTCAACGAAATGAAATGTTTTGGGGCAAAGAATTTCAGCAGTATCTTCAAAACGTTAATGTTGCCGTTTTCGGCATAGGCGGGGTGGGCTCTTATGCGGCAGAAGCCTTAGCCCGTAGCGGCATAGGATGTTTTACTATTATTGATTTTGACAAGACTGCCCCTTCTAATATCAACCGGCAGCTTATTGCAACGTGTAAAACTTTAGATAAATATAAAGTTGACCTGATGAGAGAAAGAATACTCCAAATCAACCCGACTGCAAAAGTCAATGCCGTTAATGATTTTTATACATCTGATATGAACAGCTTATTTGAAAAAAATTTTGATTTCGTATTGGATGCAATAGATAGTTTTGCATTTAAAACAGCGCTTATAGGGTACTGTATGGCAAAAAATATCAACATCATAAGCTCTATGGGGGCAGCAAACCGAATTGACCCCTCACAGCTTTACATTGCAGACCTGAAAGATGTTACAAAAACCAACTGTGCCTTTGCTTCAAGAATAATTAACAGATTAAAAAAGGATGGGATTAAAGAAGGACTGGCAATGGTCTTAAGCAGCGAAAAGCCGATAAAACCGGAGAAACATACAATAGAAGAAAAAATAACAACAAATTCGGGACAAACTATAGAATATAAAAAAATCACACCTGCAACAACGCCTTTTGTTGCGCCATGCGCAGGGATTATAATGGCATCGTATGTACTTCAAAAGTTATTGGAAAACAAAAAACAGGGATAA
- the aroF gene encoding 3-deoxy-7-phosphoheptulonate synthase produces the protein MIIVMEPGAGQEQIQKVVKKLEDNGFKININWGEVLTVIAAIGDKRLVQPQSIASLEGVREVKLIQEPFKLASRESKKEDTVIEFANGVKIGGNSRPVIMAGPCSVEDDVEGLLEIAAGVKAAGATILRGGAFKPRTSPYDFQGLEERGLELLAAAREKTGLLIVTEVMDTLDLPLVKEYADIIQIGARNMQNFKLLKAVGKCQKPVMLKRGPAATIREFLLAAEHIMYAGNENVILCERGIKGVDTTYARNTLDITAIPIIKKFSHLPVIIDPSHGTGRRYLIEPMSKAGLIAGAHGLMIEVHNNPDAASSDGAQSLSIEQFQTMMVTLNKLIGRIDWDNNGGKKA, from the coding sequence GTGATTATAGTAATGGAACCCGGGGCAGGTCAAGAACAAATCCAAAAAGTGGTCAAAAAACTTGAGGACAACGGTTTTAAAATCAATATAAACTGGGGAGAAGTACTGACGGTAATTGCGGCAATAGGCGATAAAAGGCTTGTCCAGCCGCAGTCTATAGCATCACTTGAAGGGGTAAGAGAAGTTAAGCTTATTCAGGAACCGTTTAAACTCGCAAGCAGAGAATCAAAAAAAGAAGATACCGTTATTGAATTTGCAAACGGCGTTAAAATAGGCGGCAATTCAAGACCTGTTATAATGGCAGGACCTTGCAGCGTGGAAGATGATGTGGAAGGGCTTTTGGAAATAGCCGCAGGGGTAAAAGCTGCAGGAGCTACTATTTTAAGAGGCGGAGCTTTCAAACCCAGAACATCGCCTTATGACTTTCAGGGGTTAGAGGAAAGAGGGCTTGAGCTTCTTGCTGCGGCAAGAGAAAAAACCGGGCTTCTTATTGTAACGGAAGTTATGGATACTTTGGACTTGCCGTTAGTTAAAGAATATGCCGATATCATACAAATCGGTGCAAGAAACATGCAAAACTTCAAACTCTTAAAAGCCGTAGGCAAATGCCAGAAACCCGTAATGCTAAAAAGAGGACCTGCTGCTACTATAAGAGAATTTTTACTTGCTGCTGAGCATATTATGTATGCAGGCAACGAGAATGTAATTTTATGCGAACGGGGCATCAAAGGTGTAGATACAACTTACGCAAGGAACACCCTTGATATTACCGCTATTCCTATAATAAAGAAGTTTTCTCATTTACCTGTTATTATTGACCCCAGCCATGGAACAGGGAGAAGATATTTAATAGAACCAATGAGCAAGGCAGGACTTATAGCAGGCGCCCACGGGCTGATGATTGAGGTTCACAACAACCCTGATGCGGCAAGCTCAGACGGGGCTCAAAGTCTTTCTATTGAACAATTTCAAACAATGATGGTAACATTAAATAAGTTAATAGGCAGGATTGATTGGGATAATAATGGCGGAAAAAAAGCTTAG
- a CDS encoding prephenate dehydrogenase/arogenate dehydrogenase family protein gives MAEKKLSIGIIGLGLIGGSILKGLQVFGNFKINAFSANEKTIQSVNKLKNCHAANNINILKDSDVIFICTPIHKIIEDVKNILPIVKKECIIADVASLKEDILNEINESIECKFIGTHPMAGTENSGFEASFSTLFEDTKWVIIPSKWVTEEDVQTLTEIIKTLNAQPLTADAKSHDKAAAIISHTPMLISQAIFAALIKTQDEEVRNLASKLASSGFKDMTRLALSNTTMASDMLKLNKDNINEVLESIHAQEKMLMLPHYFHKTIEEIIEKRLEMYSKEGKNRL, from the coding sequence ATGGCGGAAAAAAAGCTTAGTATAGGAATTATAGGTCTAGGATTAATCGGCGGCTCGATTTTAAAAGGGCTGCAGGTTTTTGGTAATTTTAAAATTAATGCCTTCAGCGCTAATGAAAAAACTATCCAATCCGTAAACAAGCTTAAAAATTGTCATGCCGCTAATAATATAAATATATTGAAAGACTCTGATGTCATTTTTATTTGCACACCTATTCATAAAATCATTGAGGACGTTAAAAATATTCTGCCGATAGTTAAAAAAGAATGTATTATAGCTGATGTTGCAAGCCTGAAAGAAGATATTTTAAATGAAATCAATGAAAGTATCGAATGCAAATTCATAGGCACACATCCTATGGCGGGAACAGAAAATTCAGGCTTTGAAGCGAGCTTCTCCACCCTGTTTGAAGATACAAAATGGGTAATAATACCTTCTAAATGGGTAACTGAAGAAGACGTACAAACATTAACGGAGATAATAAAAACTTTAAACGCTCAACCCTTAACGGCGGATGCAAAAAGCCATGATAAGGCGGCAGCGATTATAAGCCACACGCCTATGCTTATAAGTCAGGCTATTTTTGCAGCATTAATCAAAACGCAGGATGAAGAAGTCAGGAATTTGGCTTCAAAACTTGCTTCAAGCGGGTTTAAAGATATGACAAGACTGGCACTAAGCAATACAACCATGGCTTCAGATATGCTAAAATTAAATAAAGACAATATTAACGAGGTATTGGAAAGTATTCACGCACAAGAAAAAATGCTTATGCTGCCTCATTATTTTCACAAAACAATAGAAGAAATAATTGAAAAACGATTAGAAATGTACTCAAAAGAAGGAAAAAACAGGTTATAA
- a CDS encoding HDOD domain-containing protein yields the protein MSIADIKRIINTLPSLPAMPNIVAAALDVIKDPESNASELGAIITNDQALTSQILKVVNSAYYGLSRPITTVQQSITMVGFNEVRSIIISSAMKPMLTTQGGKELWEHSIKVGIGAEVIAKKLGRRDFDECFALGLLHDIGKIIFELYNPKAAFEVKKLISCGANSYTAEKMLFGFDHTDVGFELAAKWKLPKVIASALKYHHRPQLSDFPTTVGIVYAANRIVKDPPKVPVLEPEVARRLDFDIPNPTKLKQEINEKSALLIKILN from the coding sequence ATGTCGATAGCTGATATTAAACGCATAATAAATACACTTCCGTCCTTGCCTGCAATGCCTAATATTGTAGCCGCAGCGCTTGACGTGATAAAAGACCCGGAATCTAACGCAAGCGAACTGGGCGCAATAATAACCAACGACCAGGCGTTAACTTCTCAAATATTAAAAGTGGTTAACTCCGCTTATTACGGACTCTCAAGACCTATTACCACCGTTCAGCAATCCATAACAATGGTTGGTTTCAATGAAGTGAGAAGCATAATCATAAGTTCTGCAATGAAGCCTATGCTCACTACTCAAGGCGGTAAAGAACTTTGGGAACATTCTATAAAAGTTGGGATAGGCGCAGAAGTCATAGCCAAAAAACTCGGCAGGCGTGATTTTGATGAATGTTTTGCTTTGGGACTATTGCATGACATAGGAAAAATCATTTTTGAATTATATAACCCTAAAGCCGCTTTTGAAGTAAAAAAACTTATCTCGTGCGGAGCGAACTCTTATACGGCAGAAAAAATGCTGTTCGGATTTGACCATACAGACGTAGGGTTTGAACTTGCGGCAAAATGGAAACTTCCCAAGGTTATAGCCTCCGCCTTAAAATATCACCACCGTCCTCAATTAAGCGATTTTCCGACCACAGTGGGAATTGTTTACGCTGCAAACAGGATTGTCAAAGACCCGCCGAAGGTTCCTGTACTTGAACCCGAGGTTGCAAGAAGGCTTGACTTTGATATACCGAATCCTACAAAACTCAAACAGGAAATTAATGAAAAAAGCGCCTTGCTGATTAAAATATTAAACTAG
- a CDS encoding S41 family peptidase → MKKSFLNKAIISFIILISVFCISYNVFAYTPQSLYDEVWKLIYSKYVDQDNNGQNWNKWRHKYDDEIKTDKDAFVAIDTMVLSLNDPYTKFLNPEEFAEEGSAISGTLKGIGVQISVKDGKLLVVAPIEDTPASKAGLLANDYIVEINGKSTKGMSVKDAADNIRGEEGTTVTLLIRRNNVDKTFIIPRAEIKLKSISTTPVNKMKLNDSIGYIRISTFMNKSTAAEFAQALTTLSKKQGYIIDLRSNPGGLLSNAIFITDMLVSGGTIVSTVDRDGYKDTTRASKRIVTNKPLVVLINGGSASASEILSGALKDNGRATLVGEKTFGKGLVQEINRLPGGSGINITTQKYLTPNGTDINKKGITPDIEIKLTEDDIKNEKDPQLLKAQSVLIEKICQCNKTANQN, encoded by the coding sequence TTGAAAAAATCATTCTTAAACAAAGCAATAATAAGTTTCATAATTTTAATATCGGTATTCTGCATAAGTTACAACGTATTTGCTTATACGCCGCAATCCTTATACGATGAGGTTTGGAAACTGATTTACTCAAAATATGTAGACCAGGATAACAACGGTCAAAATTGGAATAAATGGCGGCATAAATACGATGATGAAATAAAAACCGATAAGGATGCTTTTGTAGCAATAGATACAATGGTACTTAGCTTGAATGACCCTTATACAAAATTCCTCAACCCTGAAGAGTTTGCCGAAGAAGGAAGCGCAATAAGCGGAACTCTTAAAGGTATCGGTGTCCAAATATCGGTAAAAGACGGAAAGCTGCTCGTTGTAGCCCCTATTGAAGATACCCCCGCGTCAAAAGCAGGACTGCTTGCTAACGATTATATAGTTGAAATTAACGGCAAAAGTACCAAAGGCATGAGCGTAAAAGATGCGGCAGATAACATCAGGGGCGAAGAAGGAACAACTGTTACGCTTTTAATCAGAAGAAATAATGTGGATAAAACTTTTATAATCCCGAGGGCAGAAATTAAGTTAAAATCAATTTCAACAACACCTGTTAACAAAATGAAACTTAATGATTCTATCGGTTATATCCGTATAAGTACTTTTATGAATAAAAGCACGGCAGCCGAGTTTGCTCAGGCATTAACAACGTTAAGTAAAAAACAAGGCTATATAATAGATTTACGTTCCAACCCCGGAGGGCTTTTGTCCAACGCAATATTTATAACAGATATGCTGGTAAGCGGCGGAACAATAGTAAGCACGGTAGACCGTGACGGTTACAAAGATACAACAAGAGCAAGCAAAAGGATTGTAACCAACAAACCGCTGGTTGTTTTAATCAACGGCGGAAGCGCCAGTGCCAGTGAAATCCTTAGCGGTGCGCTAAAAGATAACGGAAGAGCAACTCTTGTCGGCGAAAAAACTTTCGGCAAAGGGCTGGTTCAGGAGATTAATAGGTTACCCGGCGGAAGCGGTATAAATATCACCACTCAAAAATATCTGACCCCTAACGGCACAGACATTAACAAAAAAGGTATTACACCCGATATTGAAATAAAACTTACAGAAGACGATATCAAGAACGAAAAAGACCCTCAGCTCCTAAAAGCCCAAAGCGTATTGATTGAAAAAATTTGTCAATGCAATAAAACCGCCAACCAAAATTAA
- a CDS encoding helix-turn-helix domain-containing protein, giving the protein MDILINHLREIGFNSYEAKVYVALLKNNPSTGYEVSKNSGVPQARAYDTLKALETKKIIVATGGKPQMYMPIKPKKILDRYKNKIDTSIEYLEENLPSLSDDYIEPIINLRDEKSISDQFVSILQSAQKEIFVEIWDEDFQAYRQEFKDAHDRGVDIKIVGYNNLESDFGLIYQHGLGDKIEENLGGRWIVLSVDNEEGMVGTISQKDSAPNCVYTKNKGLVFIIKEVVVHDMYLRDVQSKLGKSLEDIYGKDMVILRDKILGKNFHFSAH; this is encoded by the coding sequence ATGGATATTTTAATCAATCATCTGAGAGAAATAGGATTTAATTCTTACGAGGCAAAGGTCTATGTCGCTTTGTTAAAAAATAATCCTTCCACAGGGTATGAGGTAAGTAAAAATTCAGGTGTTCCACAGGCCAGAGCCTATGATACCTTAAAAGCGTTGGAAACCAAGAAAATAATAGTTGCTACGGGCGGTAAACCTCAAATGTATATGCCTATTAAGCCCAAGAAAATTTTAGACAGGTACAAAAATAAGATAGATACTTCTATTGAGTATTTGGAAGAAAATTTGCCTTCTTTATCAGATGATTATATCGAACCGATTATTAATTTGCGTGACGAAAAATCTATAAGCGACCAGTTTGTAAGTATTTTGCAAAGCGCCCAAAAAGAGATTTTTGTTGAAATTTGGGATGAGGATTTTCAGGCTTACAGGCAGGAATTTAAAGATGCGCATGACAGAGGAGTGGATATTAAAATTGTCGGTTATAACAATCTGGAGTCTGATTTTGGTCTTATATATCAACATGGTTTAGGTGATAAAATAGAAGAAAATCTTGGCGGCAGATGGATTGTGCTTTCTGTTGATAATGAAGAAGGTATGGTTGGAACAATAAGCCAAAAGGACTCCGCTCCTAACTGTGTTTATACCAAAAATAAAGGACTGGTCTTTATTATAAAAGAAGTTGTTGTTCATGATATGTATTTGAGAGATGTACAGTCAAAATTGGGTAAATCTCTGGAAGATATTTACGGCAAAGATATGGTCATCCTCAGAGATAAAATTTTAGGTAAAAATTTCCATTTTTCCGCGCATTAA
- the ychF gene encoding redox-regulated ATPase YchF, translating to MLRAGIVGLPNVGKSTLFNALTCSKNAESANYPFCTIEPNVGVVMVPDERLYKLKDLVKTQTVIPAAIEFCDIAGLVKGASQGEGLGNQFLHHIREVDAIIEVVRCFDDENTIHVAGKVDPVADIEIINTELALADLYSLEKRLERISKQVKAKDKAAVVEESAIKKAQGLLEEGRFFSIEEFTEEEKPFIKNLHLLCSKPIIYAANVSENELAASNDYVRQVEEYIKNQNAQVVIISAQIESELAELDKEEAKAYLQDLGIENSGVERMINAAYHLLGLRTYITAGEKEVRAWTITKGAKAPEAAGVIHSDMEKGFIRAEVIAYADFIASGSHLAAKEKGLMRLEGKEYIVQDGDIMLFRFNV from the coding sequence TTGTTAAGAGCAGGAATTGTAGGATTGCCTAACGTAGGGAAATCAACCTTATTTAATGCGCTGACTTGCAGTAAAAACGCGGAGTCGGCAAATTATCCGTTTTGTACCATTGAACCCAACGTAGGTGTTGTAATGGTACCGGACGAAAGATTATATAAGTTAAAAGACCTTGTAAAAACACAAACTGTTATTCCTGCCGCAATAGAATTTTGTGATATAGCGGGACTTGTTAAAGGGGCAAGTCAGGGTGAAGGTTTGGGAAACCAATTCTTACACCATATAAGAGAAGTCGATGCCATTATAGAAGTCGTAAGATGCTTTGATGATGAAAACACAATCCACGTTGCAGGAAAAGTAGACCCTGTTGCTGACATAGAGATAATCAATACGGAACTTGCTCTTGCCGATTTGTACAGCTTGGAAAAACGCTTAGAGAGAATATCAAAGCAGGTAAAAGCAAAAGACAAGGCAGCTGTAGTTGAAGAGAGCGCAATCAAAAAAGCTCAAGGTCTTCTTGAAGAGGGCAGATTTTTCTCTATAGAAGAATTTACGGAAGAAGAAAAGCCTTTTATTAAAAACCTTCATCTTCTTTGCTCTAAGCCTATAATTTATGCGGCAAATGTATCTGAGAATGAGTTGGCGGCTTCAAACGATTATGTAAGACAAGTGGAAGAATATATTAAAAACCAAAATGCACAGGTTGTTATCATCAGCGCACAAATAGAATCGGAACTGGCTGAACTTGATAAAGAAGAGGCAAAAGCATACCTGCAAGACCTTGGGATAGAAAACTCGGGAGTTGAACGTATGATTAATGCCGCTTATCATTTATTGGGACTGAGAACATACATCACGGCAGGTGAAAAGGAAGTCAGGGCCTGGACTATTACAAAAGGGGCAAAAGCGCCTGAGGCTGCGGGAGTTATACACTCTGATATGGAAAAGGGGTTTATAAGGGCAGAAGTCATTGCTTATGCGGACTTCATAGCCTCAGGTTCACACCTGGCTGCAAAAGAAAAAGGTCTGATGCGTCTTGAAGGAAAAGAGTACATTGTTCAAGACGGTGATATAATGCTTTTTAGATTTAACGTCTGA